A single window of Arvicanthis niloticus isolate mArvNil1 chromosome X, mArvNil1.pat.X, whole genome shotgun sequence DNA harbors:
- the LOC117694710 gene encoding polypyrimidine tract-binding protein 1-like, whose translation MEMSTEESANTMVNYYTWMTPVLCGQPVHIQFSHYKELKVSSPPSQVAALSQVAAPSRAAAPGQAAASSGQAAAPSQTGLVVAGQGSVLRITVENYFYQVTLEVLHQLFSRFGTVLKIILYTKNDLFQALLQYAHAGSAESAKLFLDGQNIYDACCTLRISFSELTNLIVKYNNDKSRDYTRPDLPSDDSQPSLVQVRNMAAAFSTPATTSASPYASTASPHTFEMPQAAGLTIPEVFKTLAPQELSEVFKALGPKAIPEMAMESSSSSIAAAAGAAAAPGAESSVVTSGSPGVGNPVLLVANLNPEKVTPQSLFILFGAYGNVHRVKILFNRKETALVQMEDESQAKLALRYLNGHKLYGKALCILLSKHQSVKLPREGKEDQSLTKDYVNSPMHRFKKPGSKNFQNIFPPSATLHLSNLPSTVSEEELRNLFSSKLGAVKAFKFFPKNHKMALIRMGSVEEAIQALVDLHGHLLGQNHHMRVSFSRITI comes from the exons ATGGAGATGAGCACAGAGGAGTCCGCCAACACCATGGTCAACTACTACACCTGGATGACTCCCGTGCTGTGTGGGCAGCCCGTTCACATCCAGTTCTCCCACTACAAGGAGCTCAAGGTGAGCAGCCCCCCCAGCCAGGTGGCCGCCCTGAGTCAGGTGGCTGCCCCTAGCAGGGCGGCTGCCCCAGGACAGGCTGCCGCCTCCTCTGGCCAGGCTGCTGCCCCCAGCCAG ACGGGGTTAGTGGTGGCCGGACAGGGCTCTGTGCTCAGGATCACTGTGGAGAACTACTTCTACCAGGTGACCTTGGAAGTGCTTCACCAGCTCTTCTCCAGGTTTGGCACAGTTCTGAAAATTATCCTGTATACCAAGAACGACCTGTTCCAGGCGCTGTTACAGTATGCTCACGCGGGGAGTGCCGAGAGTGCCAAGCTGTTCTTGGATGGGCAGAACATCTATGACGCCTGCTGCACACTGCGCATCTCCTTCTCCGAGCTCACCAACCTCATAGTCAAGTACAACAATGACAAGAGCCGTGACTACACGCGCCCAGACCTGCCCTCAGATGACAGTCAGCCCTCGCTGGTCCAGGTCCGGAACATGGCTGCAGCCTTCTCTACACCTGCCACGACCTCAGCTTCTCCCTATGCAAGCACTGCATCACCTCACACCTTTGAAATGCCTCAAGCTGCAGGCTTGACCATCCCAGAAGTGTTTAAGACCCTGGCGCCCCAAGAACTATCAGAAGTCTTTAAGGCCCTGGGCCCCAAAGCCATACCAGAAATGGCCATGGAATCATCATCTTCAtccatagcagcagcagcaggggcggCGGCAGCACCTGGGGCAGAGAGCTCAGTGGTCACCTCAGGCTCCCCAGGTGTGGGGAACCCTGTGCTCCTGGTTGCCAACCTCAATCCTGAGAAAGTCACACCCCAAAGCCTCTTCATCCTCTTTGGTGCCTATGGCAATGTGCACCGAGTGAAGATCTTGTTCAACAGGAAGGAGACCGCGCTAGTGCAGATGGAAGATGAGAGTCAGGCTAAGCTGGCCCTGAGGTACCTGAACGGGCACAAGCTGTATGGGAAGGCTCTCTGCATCCTGCTGTCGAAGCACCAGAGCGTGAAGCTGCCCCGGGAGGGCAAGGAGGACCAGAGCCTCACCAAGGACTATGTCAACTCCCCGATGCACCGCTTTAAGAAGCCCGGATCCAAGAACTTCCAGAACATCTTCCCGCCCTCAGCCACCCTGCACCTCTCCAACCTACCCTCCACTGTGTCTGAGGAAGAGCTCAGGAACCTCTTCTCCAGCAAGCTGGGCGCTGTCAAGGCCTTCAAGTTCTTCCCCAAGAACCACAAGATGGCGCTGATCCGGATGGGCTCTGTAGAGGAGGCCATCCAGGCTCTTGTAGACCTGCATGGTCACCTCCTAGGCCAGAACCACCACATGCGAGTCTCCTTCTCCAGGATCACTATCTAG